Proteins found in one Pyrus communis chromosome 15, drPyrComm1.1, whole genome shotgun sequence genomic segment:
- the LOC137718273 gene encoding pentatricopeptide repeat-containing protein At4g32450, mitochondrial-like yields the protein MWKRVVSAPSAQLQTLASTSGSHRSSCLRHIFRLLIFSPSSSSMLPYQRSRALSSTHATFTSYSSASAFAMGHEHEEVEAEHQSRINTYNQSGSDSGYSGQNSWQLQQKLNGSCADGSPDRKQSSNQYNQSYNGTFWRGTGNEFLNDPVQRNGNFRGYYGYENGGLQNTPNLNGKQLGNGNIQNPYVSRQEGSIEVRQNPDGFNSQGNSGSQGIPNQNSMQSYAQYQQNTNGHQQNPNYGQYQQNSSYAYGQYQQQPSYAQYQQQPSIGQYQQSPRVGQYQTNSDAFQNTMVDSHVGSESKSEGQLIEASENSPSSSSLEELDRFCKEGKVKEAVEILGLLEKQHVHVDLHLYLQLMQACGEAKALQEAKIVHDNITRLLPPLNVSTYNRILEMYSKCGSMDNAFLVFNKMPNRNLTSWDIMITWLAKNGLGEDAIDLFTQFKKAGLKPDGQLFIGVLYACSVVGDVNEGLLHFESMSKDYGIVPNMDHYVSAVAMLGSTGYLDEALEFIEKMPLEPNVDVWKTLMNHCRVHGQLELGDRCVELIEQLDPSCLDEQSKAGLIPVKESDLVKEKENKKLAAQNLLEVRSRVHEYRAGDKSHPENDEIYAQLRGLREQMKEAGYIPETRFVLHDIDQEGKEDALLAHSERLALAHGLISSSARSTIRVIKNLRVCGDCHNALKIISKIVGRKLIMRDAKRFHHFEDGLCSCRDYW from the exons ATGTGGAAGCGAGTGGTATCAGCCCCATCAGCTCAGCTCCAAACCCTTGCCTCAACCTCAGGCTCACATAGATCCTCATGTCTCAGACACATCTTtcgactcctcatcttctcacCATCTTCCTCTTCAATGTTGCCATATCAGCGATCCCGTGCTCTCTCCTCCACCCACGCCACCTTTACTTCCTATTCCAGTGCATCTGCATTTGCTATGGGTCATGAACATGAGGAAGTTGAGGCAGAGCATCAG AGTAGGATCAATACATATAATCAGAGTGGAAGTGATAGTGGGTATTCTGGTCAAAATAGTTGGCAGTTGCAGCAGAAACTAAATGGGTCTTGTGCGGATGGTTCGCCGGATCGCAAGCAGAGCTCAAATCAGTACAATCAGAGTTACAATGGGACTTTCTGGAGAGGCACAGGCAATGAATTTCTAAATGACCCAGTTCAACGAAATGGAAATTTCCGAGGGTATTACGGTTATGAAAATGGAGGGTTGCAAAACACCCCAAACCTGAACGGGAAACAATTAGGAAATGGAAATATACAGAATCCGTATGTGTCTCGGCAAGAGGGATCAATAGAAGTTAGACAGAACCCCGATGGTTTTAATTCACAAGGAAATTCAGGGTCTCAGGGAATCCCAAATCAGAATTCTATGCAAAGTTATGCACAGTATCAGCAAAACACCAATGGTCATCAGCAGAACCCTAATTATGGACAATATCAACAGAATTCTAGTTATGCATATGGACAATATCAGCAACAACCTAGTTATGCGCAATACCAGCAACAGCCTAGTATTGGGCAATACCAGCAAAGCCCCCGCGTTGGACAATATCAGACAAATTCAGATGCTTTTCAAAATACGATGGTGGATTCTCACGTGGGAAGTGAGTCAAAATCTGAAGGGCAATTGATTGAGGCTTCAGAAAATAGCCCGTCTAGTTCTAGTCTTGAAGAGTTGGATCGTTTTTGCAAGGAGGGGAAAGTTAAGGAGGCTGTGGAGATCTTGGGACTGCTAGAGAAGCAGCATGTTCATGTGGATTTGCATCTCTATTTACAGTTAATGCAGGCATGCGGTGAGGCTAAGGCTCTACAAGAAGCAAAAATTGTTCATGACAACATTACAAGATTATTGCCTCCTCTGAACGTGAGTACGTACAACAGAATCTTGGAGATGTATTCTAAATGTGGTTCTATGGACAACgcatttttggttttcaacaAGATGCCTAACCGGAATTTGACATCATGGGACATTATGATAACATGGCTTGCTAAGAACGGTCTTGGGGAAGATGCCATTGATCTATTTACCCAATTCAAAAAAGCAGGCTTGAAACCTGATGGCCAATTGTTTATTGGGGTTTTATATGCTTGCAGTGTAGTGGGAGATGTTAATGAAGGATTGCTGCATTTTGAATCAATGAGCAAAGATTATGGTATTGTCCCAAATATGGATCATTATGTGAGTGCGGTAGCTATGCTAGGAAGTACGGGCTATCTGGATGAAGCTTTGGAATTCATTGAAAAGATGCCATTGGAACCTAACGTCGATGTTTGGAAGACTTTGATGAATCACTGCAGAGTTCACGGCCAGTTGGAGCTTGGGGACCGCTGTGTGGAGCTTATTGAGCAGCTAGATCCCTCCTGCTTAGATGAGCAGTCAAAGGCTGGCCTTATTCCTGTAAAAGAATCTGACCTGGTAAAGGAGAAAGAGAACAAAAAATTGGCAGCACAGAATCTTTTAGAAGTCAGGAGCCGAGTCCATGAATATCGAGCAGGTGATAAATCTCATCCTGAGAACGATGAGATTTATGCTCAACTTAGGGGTTTAAGGGAACAAATGAAGGAGGCTGGTTACATTCCGGAGACTAGATTTGTGCTACATGACATAGATCAGGAAGGCAAGGAAGATGCTCTGCTTGCCCATAGTGAGCGACTTGCTCTCGCTCATGGCCTCATCAGCAGCTCAGCTCGTTCAACTATTAGAGTAATCAAGAATCTTCGTGTTTGTGGTGATTGCCATAACGCATTGAAGATCATTTCGAAAATTGTAGGCCGAAAACTCATCATGCGAGATGCTAAGAGGTTCCACCATTTCGAAGACGGCTTGTGCTCTTGCCGAGATTATTGGTGA